One window from the genome of Callospermophilus lateralis isolate mCalLat2 unplaced genomic scaffold, mCalLat2.hap1 Scaffold_124, whole genome shotgun sequence encodes:
- the LOC143640154 gene encoding LOW QUALITY PROTEIN: mitochondrial ribosome-associated GTPase 1-like (The sequence of the model RefSeq protein was modified relative to this genomic sequence to represent the inferred CDS: deleted 1 base in 1 codon; substituted 1 base at 1 genomic stop codon) — protein MRLSAVALRAAGAAWRECFPMQGCDVALWFPGHMAKGEVRREARCPGAARRGEQRGRSRRRASPCVIAALSLFCGRLPRLGVSNWLKKMQSSLKLVDCVIEKIQQHLAGEGLKHVIFTNCIKDENVKQIIPKIIEXLVGSSYRYHRSENLDYCILVVGVPNVGKSSLINSLRRQHLRTGKAARVGGEPGITRAVMSRVQVCERPLIFLMDTPGVLAPRIGSVETGLKLALCGTVLDHLVGEETMANYLLYTLNRHQLFGYVQHYGLDGASDDIEHVLKRVAMWLRKTRKVKVLTGTRDVNVVQLNYSAAAHDFLRTFRSGLFGPVMLDRDVLPDCPAADRDSAPTEW, from the exons ATGCGGCTGTCCGCGGTCGCGCTGCGCGCCGCCGGAGCCGCCTGGCGCGAATGCTTCCCCATGCAGGGCTGCGACGTGGCACTCTGGTTCCCGGGCCACATGGCCAAGGGTGAGGTCCGGCGGGAGGCGCGCTGTCCGGGCGCCGCTCGGCGCGGAGAGCAGCGGGGTCGCTCCAGGCGCAGGGCTTCCCCCTGCGTTATTGCAGCGCTGTCGCTCTTCTGTGGTCGTTTGCCCCGCCTCGGAGTCTCCAATT GGCTGAAGAAGATGCAGAGCAGTCTGAAACTGGTGGACTGTGTCATCGAG AAAATTCAGCAGCACTTAGCAGGAGAAGGCCTAAAACATGTCATTTTTACAAACTGCATAAAGGATGAGAACGTCAAGCAG ATAATCCCAAAGATCATAGAA TAACTGGTTGGGAGCAGCTACCGCTACCACCGATCAGAG AACCTGGACTACTGCATCCTGGTGGTTGGCGTTCCCAACGTGGGCAAGTCCTCCCTCATCAACTCCCTGAGGAGACAGCACCTCAGGACAG GAAAAGCTGCCAGGGTGGGTGGTGAGCCTGGGATCACCAGAGCTGTGATGTCCAGAGTCCAG GTGTGTGAACGGCCTCTGATATTCCTGATGGACACCCCTGGGGTGCTAGCTCCTCGGATTGGAAGTGTGGAGACGGGCTTGAAGCTGGCCCTGTGTG GAACCGTGCTGGACCACCTGGTCGGGGAGGAGACCATGGCCAACTACCTCCTCTACACTCTTAACCGACACCAGCTGTTTGG GTACGTGCAGCACTATGGCCTGGACGGCGCCTCTGACGACATTGAGCATGTGCTGAAGAGAGTGGCCATGTGGCTGCGGAAGACCCGGAAGGTGAAAGTGCTTACAGGCACCA GGGATGTGAATGTCGTCCAGCTCAACTACTCTGCGGCAGCCCACGACTTCCTCCGGACCTTCCGCAGTGGGCTGTTTGGCCCGGTGATGCTGGACCGTGATGTTCTGCCGGACTGCCCCGCTGCCGACAGAGACTCAGCGCCTACTGAGTGGTAG
- the LOC143640152 gene encoding enoyl-CoA hydratase, mitochondrial-like → MSGRVGGPRRPGAWRVHRLDALGRPRPQPGPAQHRRRLQLPARCPALRPFASGANFEYIITEKKGKNSNVGFIRLNRPKAFNVLCNGLIKELNQALETFEEDPTVGAIVLTGGDKAFAAGADIKEMQSRTFQDCYSSKFLSHWDQLTRVKKPVIAAVSGYAVSVDIKDLLLGWLMGSACAGGTQRLTCAVSKSLAMEMVLTGDRISAQDAKQAGDVSKIFPVETMVEEAIQCAEKIASNSKIIAAMAKKSVKVSSATIEGHSKDLGEQFVQLGPYVHREA, encoded by the exons ATGTCGGGAAGAGTGGGAGGGCCTCGGCGGCCTGGAGCCTGGCGAGTGCACCGCCTCGATGCGCTAGGCCGACCGCGGCCGCAGCCAGGACCGGCCCAGCACAGGCGGAGGCTGCAGCTACCTGCCCGCTGCCCAGCGCTGCGGCCCTTCGCCTCGG GGGCTAACTTTGAGTACATCATCACAGAAAAAAAGGGGAAGAATAGCAACGTGGGGTTTATCCGATTGAACCGCCCCAAAGCATTCAATGTCCTTTGCAACGGCTTGATCAAGGAACTCAACCAGGCACTAGAGACCTTTGAGGAAGACCCCACCGTGGGCGCCATCGTGCTCACTGGTGGAGATAAGGCATTTGCAG CTGGAGCTGACATCAAGGAAATGCAGAGCCGGACATTCCAGGACTGTTACTCTAGCAagttcttgagccactgggaccaGCTAACTCGGGTCAAGAAGCCAGTCATTGCTGCTGTCAGTGGTTATGCTGTGAGTGTGGACATCAAGGATCTGCTCCTGGGGTGGTTGATGGGTTCTGCTT GTGCAGGGGGCACTCAGAGACTTACCTGTGCAGTCAGCAAGTCCCTGGCAATGGAGATGGTCCTCACTGGTGACCGCATCTCAGCTCAGGATGCCAAGCAAGCAG GTGATGTGAGCAAGATTTTTCCTGTTGAGACAATGGTTGAAGAAGCCATCCAATGTGCAGAAAAAATTGCCAGCAATTCCAAAATTATAGCAGCCATGGCCAAGAAATCTGTGAAAG TTTCTTCTGCCACCATTGAGGGACATTCAAAAGACCTGGGAGAGCAGTTTGTTCAGCTGGGGCCATATGTGCACAGGGAGGCATGA
- the LOC143640153 gene encoding LOW QUALITY PROTEIN: peroxisomal N(1)-acetyl-spermine/spermidine oxidase-like (The sequence of the model RefSeq protein was modified relative to this genomic sequence to represent the inferred CDS: substituted 1 base at 1 genomic stop codon), whose translation MREYMEKTEPSTGEWKGAVTLLLFLQWAPALRPCPRPPHPHQASPGPQAPPPLTKPGTPPQVPRLDASTSHGVRWRWLGGGQRVLVVGGGIAGLGAAQRLCRHPAAQHLRVLEAMACAGGRIRSERRFGGVVEVGAHWIHGPSEGKPVFQLAAEYGLLGVKELSKENQLLETGGHVGLPSVCCTSSGARVSLELVAEMASLFYGLIDQTREFLHATETPVPSVGEYLKTEISQQVTGXTENEETRKLKLVILNTFFHVECCLSGTHSMDLVSLAPFGEYTVLPGLDCTFSGGYQELTNCIMASLPKDVVIFNMPVKTIHWNRSFREGTFPGEAFPVLVECEDGSRLPAHHVIVTVPLGFLKEQQNTFFDPPLPAEKAEAIRKIGFGTNNKIFLEFEEPFWEPDCQLIQVVWEDTLPLQGTAPSMQDAWFKKLIGFLVLPPFGSVHVLCGFIAGLESEFMETLSDEEVLLSLTQVLQRVTGNPQLPAPKSVLRSCWHSAPYTRGSYSFVAMGSTGDDIDLLAQPLPVDDSSTQLQILFAGEATHRTFYSTTHEALLSGWREADRLIGLWDLQSQQSRPWL comes from the exons ATGAGGGAGTATATGGAGAAGACAGAGCCCTCTACTGGCGAGTGGAAGGGTGCAGTCACTTTGCTCCTCTTTTTGCAGTG GGCCCCAGCCCTCAGGCCCTGCCCTCGGCCGCCTCATCCTCACCAGGCCTCACCTGGCCCTCAGGCCCCGCCCCCCCTCACCAAACCCGGCACCCCACCTCAGGTCCCACGGCTGGACGCCAGCACTAGCCATGGCGTCAGGTGGCGATGGCTCGGAGGCGGCCAGCGGGTGCTGGTGGTGGGCGGCGGCATCGCGGGGCTCGGAGCGGCACAGAGGCTCTGCCGCCACCCGGCCGCCCAGCATCTGCGGGTCCTGGAAGCCATGGCCTGCGCCGGGGGTCGCATCCGCTCGGAACGCCGCTTCG GTGGCGTGGTGGAGGTGGGTGCACACTGGATCCATGGGCCCTCTGAGGGCAAACCTGTCTTCCAGCTGGCTGCTGAGTATGGTCTCCTAGGGGTGAAGGAGTTGTCCAAGGAGAACCAGCTGTTGGAGACAGGTGGGCATGTGGGCCTGCCTTCTGTGTGCTGTACTAGCTCTGGGGCACGTGTGAGCCTTGAGCTGGTGGCAGAGATGGCCAGTCTGTTTTACGGGCTGATAGACCAGACCCGGGAATTCCTTCATGCAACTGAGACCCCAGTGCCCAGCGTTGGGGAGTACCTCAAGACGGAGATCAGCCAGCAGGTAACCGGCTGAACAGAGAATGAGGAGACCAGGAAGCTCAAGTTGGTCATCCTGAACACCTTCTTCCACGTGGAGTGCTGCTTGAGTGGCACCCATAGCATGGACCTGGTGTCCCTTGCACCCTTTGGAGAGTACACCGTGCTGCCAGGGCTGGATTGCACCTTCTCTGG GGGCTACCAGGAACTTACCAACTGCATCATGGCCTCCTTGCCTAAGGACGTGGTGATTTTCAACATGCCTGTGAAGACTATTCACTGGAACAGGTCCTTCCGGGAGGGCACATTTCCTGGGGAGGCCTTTCCTGTGTTGGTGGAGTGTGAGGATGGCAGCCGCCTTCCAGCACATCACGTCATTGTCACCGTTCCCTT AGGTTTTCTCAAAGAACAACAGAATACCTTCTTTGATCCTCCACTGCCTGCTGAGAAAGCAGAAGCAATCAGGAAAATAGGCTTTGGGACCAACAACAAAATCTTCCTGGAGTTTGAGGAGCCCTTCTGGGAGCCCGACTGCCAGCTCATCCAGGTGGTATGGGAGGACACATTACCCCTTCAGGGCACAGCTCCCTCAATGCAGGATGCTTGGTTCAAGAAGCTCATTGGCTTCTTGGTCCTGCCACCCTTCGG ATCTGTGCACGTGCTCTGCGGCTTCATTGCTGGCCTGGAGTCTGAGTTTATGGAGACTCTGTCTGATGAAGAAGTACTTCTCTCTCTAACCCAAGTGCTCCAGAGAGTGACAG GAAACCCACAGCTGCCTGCGCCTAAGAGTGTGCTGAGGTCTTGCTGGCACAGTGCTCCATACACCCGGGGCTCCTACAGCTTCGTGGCCATGGGCAGCACTGGAGATGACATAGACCTGCTGGCCCAGCCTCTCCCTGTGGATGACTCCAGCACCCAG CTCCAGATCCTGTTTGCAGGGGAAGCCACACATCGGACGTTTTACTCTACAACGCATGAGGCCCTGCTGTCTGGCTGGAGGGAGGCTGACCGCCTCATTGGTTTGTGGGACCTGCAGTCCCAGCAGTCCCGACCCTGGCTCTGA